Genomic window (Tolypothrix sp. NIES-4075):
CGATCGCAACAGTTGCACTTTTTCATCCACTGGTGTCAATAAAGCATGAGGTATGCCTGTAAAAAATTCTTGTGGATGGGGATAAAAGGTGACAACTGTTGAGTAGATGTAATTAGTATTACTTTCTTTCTCTCTATTTTCTCTGTTGGCTTGTTGCAAAATTGGTGCAATTACTCTTTGGTGTCCGCGATGGACACCATCAAATTTGCCCAGTGCAACAGCAGTAGGCGTTAAAGCCAATTTGGTGTCAGAAGCAACCCACACAGCACACCCAGTTTGAGACAGATTTACCACGTCGATTCGGGGATTTTAGGTTTTTGAAGCAGTTCAGAAAAAATTCATTTTTCTAAGCTAGTTTTCGCGAGAATGAATTCAAGAAAGAACTAACTTTTTGCTGCTGCCGTTCAGCTCAACTGCCATTCATCCGCTTAGGAGCGCTCGTGCGGAAGAACCCGCATTCCCGTAGTTTAAGTTGTGGCAAAGACTGTCTAAACCAGTCTTTGACGGTTTTGCGGCATACCTGTTCGGGTATGTGGCGATAAAGCTGTTTATCACCAATCTAAACTAAAATCTCCGCTCGCTTCGACTACAACCTTTAAGCAGAAAACTCACTAACAGGAATAGATTCTGATAAGGGCATGGATATGGGAACCTGAAGTACCATTCCTTCTCGTGCCATAATCGCACCAGGAAATTGCACCGCTGCTTCTGACCCTACACGATCCAAAAATTCATCGTCGTGTGCCGGATCGTGGTGAAAAATTACCAAAGTTTTGACGTTAGCTGCCTTGGCTATTTTCACAGCTTCTTGCCATGTGGAATGTCCCCAACCGATTTTCGGCGACTTTGGCGAATGATATTCGTCGTCGGTATAAGTGGAATCATAAATGAGGATGTCGGCGTTACGAGCTAACCACATCACATTTTCATCCAACCTATCGGGAAAATGCTCAGTATCGGTGATGTAAACAGCCGCACCATCGCGCCAATTAACTCGGTATCCTACCGCTTCACCCGGATGGTTCAGAGGTGCGGTTTCGACGGTAATATCATTAATTTTGATTGGCTCTCCGGGTTTGACATTGTAAAAATCCAAATTAGCTTGCATGATTTGCAAAGGTACGGGAAAATTTGGATGCAGCATTTGGTCATTTAGCCGCTGTTCGACAGTGGAACCATCAGGAGCGATCGCCCCATAAATATGAAAGTCATTTCCCCTGACAAAGCCTGGGGTAAAAAAGGGAAATCCCTGCACGTGATCCCAGTGGGAGTGCGTGAAAAATATATGAGCTTCTATCGGCATTTGGCGCAATAATGATTGCCCCAAAACATGCAGTCCCGTACCACCATCGAAAATTAAGCGTTTACCGCCCGCTTGCATCTCAACGCAAGGGGTATTACCGCCGTAACGAACGGTATGTAGTCCTGGACTGGGGATGCTGCCGCGAACGCCCCAAAATTGTACGGTAAATTGATTATCTATCCTAGACATGGGTGTTGCTTTGCTGGATACTGAGCGGGCGATCAATAAAAGAAATTGTTACTTATTTTGTCCAGTTTATGCTGTATCTCCGCGCTTTGGTAAACGAGGAATTTATTGGTAAAACAGCATACCCTTTGTGATGCTAGTGCAGGCTTAATTTGGTTATCTTGCTCTTACTTTTTATTAAAGACTGCAAGGTAAATTCCTTGAGTTTTCCAGGCTTATATGTATGAGTTTTTTTCAATCTTGGCTCTTACTTTATAGCCTAAATTTTCTTGTAATGCATTTAACAACCTTTATTAGCTCACTTGAGCATAAAATTATTCAAGGAAATTTAAATTCCCACTCAGACAATTGATTAACCCCCCCACTATAGGTGAGATTATATTGCAATGGCGTTATACTGATGTAGTTTTTACGGATAACATCCACGTCAGTGGGTACATTTTCAGGCAAATTTAAATCGGATGGCGGTTCTACATCTTCTAGAACTTCTCCGGTTAACCAGTAGTATGTTTTTCCACGCGGATCGATGCGCTTGTCAAAAACGTCTACGTAGCGTCGCACTCCCTGACGGGTAATAGTCACTCCAGCAATTTCTGACCACTTGACAGCGGGAATGTTGACGTTAAGCAACATCAATTCTGGTATGGGTTTTGCTGCTATTTGGTCTAGGAGAATTTTGGCAAAGTCAGCAGCAGGTTGAAAATCTTTGCAAGTGTGGCTGCTAAGACTCAATGCCACACTGGGAATGCCTTCAATTATACCCTCCATTGCGGCAGAAACAGTTCCGGAATAAAGAATTTCGGTTCCCAAATTAGCACCTTGATTAATGCCAGAAAGAACCAAATCGGGGGGAGACTCTAGCAAAGCCCACAGAGCTAATTTAACACAATCGGAAGGAGTGCCATCGCAAGCCCAGGCATTGACAGCAGGATGAAACACCGATTCAATGATTTCGGCGCGAATTGGTTGGTGTAAAGTTAGTCCGTGTCCGGTTGCCGATCGCTCGCGATCTGGGCAAACTACAGTCACATCATGACCGGCTTGTGCTAAACAATTGGCTAAAGTCCGAATCCCTAAAGCCGCAATCCCGTCATCATTGCTAATTAGTAATTTCATGAGTTAAGAGTCAACAGTCAATAGTCATTCTTTCCACAGTCAATAGTTAAGAGTTAAGAGACAATTGTCAATGTCCGTCGTCACATGTATCAGGCAAAAAAAACATACTTACACACCCGATCGCCTTTAAACTGGTAAAAAGAGGTTTGGCTTTAACCCTTGCCTTTAGCTCATTCATGGCATATTACTAAGGTCATTAGTCTTTTAACCAATGACTCTTGACAATCGACTGTTGACAATTGACTAATTCACAACTGTAAGAAATGACGAATCAGCCCAGCAATTTAGAGGCTCAACTTTTAGCACTGCGAATTGAAGGAGAAAAAGCGATCGCAGCTGCCGATAGCTTAGAACGCCTAGAAGAACTAAGAGTCGGCTACCTTGGTAAAAAAGGGGAATTGTCCACGCTGTTGCGGAGTATGGGACAATTAAGTGCGGAAGAACGACCAAAAATTGGGGCGATCGGCAATACAGTCAAAGAAAGCCTTCAAACCAGTTTAGACAAACAACGCACCTCTTTAGAAGCTGCTCAAATTCACGCACAGCTAGAGGCAGAAACTCTAGATGTGACAATGCCGGGAATTTACAGCCCCCAAGGACGCATCCATCCCTTGAATGGTATTATCGACCAAGCGCTAGATATCTTTGTCGGTATGGGCTACACCGTGGCTCAAGGTCCAGAGATGGAAACAGATTACTACAATTTCGAGGCTCTGAATACTCCCCCCGACCACCCTGCCCGTGATATGCAGGATACTTTCTACCTCCCAGATGGAAATCTCCTACGTACTCAAACCTCCTGTGTACAAATTCGTTACATGGAAGCCGAAGAACCACCAATTCGGATTGTAGCTCCAGGACGAGTTTATCGGAAAGATGATGTAGACGCTACCCATTCGGCAGTTTTTCATCAAATCGAACTTTTAGCAATTGACGAAGGACTAACTTTTACAGACCTCAAAGGCACTATTAAGCTGTTTTTAGAAGCAATGTTTGGTGAATTACCAATTCGCTTCCGCGCTAGTTATTTCCCTTTTACAGAACCTTCTGCGGAAGTCGATTTGCAGTGGAATGGACGCTGGTTGGAAGTTATGGGCTGCGGTATGGTCGATCCGAATGTGTTGAAAGCTGTGGGCTACGACCCAGAAGTTTATACTGGATTTGCCGCCGGTTTTGGTGTCGAACGCTTTGCGATGGTTTTACACCAAATGGATGATATTCGCAGATTATACAATAGCGATTTGCGCTTTTTACGCCAATTTTAGGCTGGATAGTGGATAGGAGTTAGGAGTTAGTGGATAGTGGTTAGTTGTGAAGAAATATCAACTAACAACTATCAACCAACAACTAACTACTTGCTGCAATTATCGCAATGTCCACAATGCCAGTTTGCCGCTTCTTTGTCAAAACCAAACGCATTTAATAAAAATTGCCAGCGACATCGCTTTGTTGTCAGATATTGATTCATCTGCTTTGCAGGATGTAATTGCGTCGGTGATTGGTTTGGTCTGCTTTCTCCAATGCTGTAATTGAAAGGGTCAAGCCAGTTTAACTGACCGCTGCTGTGTAGTAAAGAAAGAGCAACAGCACCATCGGGAAATTGTTTGGTTACTGCATTGACTTCTCCCTTTTTCGGCAGTTTTTTCATCAGTTGCTGTGCGGAAAGTTGTTGCGATCGCATCCGATCCTCAAAAAACTTCTGTCTTTGCTTATCCTCTGGATCTAACCATCCCGTAGGTTCACTAATCAACATCAACGCTTGCGCTGGTTTCCCATCTCTTCCAGCGCGTCCGATTTCTTGCACATACTCCGAAAGCAAATGGGGTGCGTGGAAGTGAATCACCCAACGCACATCTGGCTTATTTATCCCCATCCCAAACGCACAAGTACAAACAACAAACATGGTTTTTCCACTTAGCCAACTCGCTTCTACTGCACGGCGTTCTTCTGCACCCAATCCCGCATGATAAGAAGTTGTAGAATAACCTTTTTCTCTCAACCACTCAGCTAAATTCTCGCTATCTCGCCGAGTGCGTACATAAACTAACCCAGGTTCTTGTTTCCGTTCTTGAATAAACTTTAATAAATGTTGCTTTCTTCCGCGTGGTGTCCAAACAATGCGAACACTCAGGTTAAGATTAGAGCGGTACGGATTAACACGAAAAAACGCTGGTTGCTCTAATCTTAAGACTTCTTTAATAGTTTTTTGAGACCGAGGATCGGCGGTGGCGGTGAAAGCGGCTACGCTGATGTGTGTTCCCTGTGGTTTGAATTTTAGCAGCGCTGGTCGCACCGCCCCCAACCTTCGATAAGCTGGTCGAAATGTATCGCCCCATTGTACCAGACAATGTGCCTCATCTAATATCAATCCGTTAATTTTTAACTGCGGCTGACACAATCTTTCCCAAACTGGCGCACTCAGTAAAGTTTCTGGCGATAAATACAGCAATCTTAGCTGTTGGCGTTCCAAAGCTTGCAAAACCGCACGTCGCTGGGAAGAAGGCAATTCACTATGCAAAAGCGCTGCACTCAAGTTGCGCTGACGTAGTTCCTGCACTTGGTTTTCCATTAACGCCACCAATGGCGA
Coding sequences:
- a CDS encoding MBL fold metallo-hydrolase; protein product: MSRIDNQFTVQFWGVRGSIPSPGLHTVRYGGNTPCVEMQAGGKRLIFDGGTGLHVLGQSLLRQMPIEAHIFFTHSHWDHVQGFPFFTPGFVRGNDFHIYGAIAPDGSTVEQRLNDQMLHPNFPVPLQIMQANLDFYNVKPGEPIKINDITVETAPLNHPGEAVGYRVNWRDGAAVYITDTEHFPDRLDENVMWLARNADILIYDSTYTDDEYHSPKSPKIGWGHSTWQEAVKIAKAANVKTLVIFHHDPAHDDEFLDRVGSEAAVQFPGAIMAREGMVLQVPISMPLSESIPVSEFSA
- the surE gene encoding 5'/3'-nucleotidase SurE, with translation MKLLISNDDGIAALGIRTLANCLAQAGHDVTVVCPDRERSATGHGLTLHQPIRAEIIESVFHPAVNAWACDGTPSDCVKLALWALLESPPDLVLSGINQGANLGTEILYSGTVSAAMEGIIEGIPSVALSLSSHTCKDFQPAADFAKILLDQIAAKPIPELMLLNVNIPAVKWSEIAGVTITRQGVRRYVDVFDKRIDPRGKTYYWLTGEVLEDVEPPSDLNLPENVPTDVDVIRKNYISITPLQYNLTYSGGVNQLSEWEFKFP
- the pheS gene encoding phenylalanine--tRNA ligase subunit alpha, whose amino-acid sequence is MTNQPSNLEAQLLALRIEGEKAIAAADSLERLEELRVGYLGKKGELSTLLRSMGQLSAEERPKIGAIGNTVKESLQTSLDKQRTSLEAAQIHAQLEAETLDVTMPGIYSPQGRIHPLNGIIDQALDIFVGMGYTVAQGPEMETDYYNFEALNTPPDHPARDMQDTFYLPDGNLLRTQTSCVQIRYMEAEEPPIRIVAPGRVYRKDDVDATHSAVFHQIELLAIDEGLTFTDLKGTIKLFLEAMFGELPIRFRASYFPFTEPSAEVDLQWNGRWLEVMGCGMVDPNVLKAVGYDPEVYTGFAAGFGVERFAMVLHQMDDIRRLYNSDLRFLRQF
- a CDS encoding RecQ family ATP-dependent DNA helicase, encoding MNQHQPPAWKDVRAAFQKIWGYEDFRFPQAEIIRCLLAEKDALIIMPTGGGKSICFQLPALLQTGLTLVVSPLVALMENQVQELRQRNLSAALLHSELPSSQRRAVLQALERQQLRLLYLSPETLLSAPVWERLCQPQLKINGLILDEAHCLVQWGDTFRPAYRRLGAVRPALLKFKPQGTHISVAAFTATADPRSQKTIKEVLRLEQPAFFRVNPYRSNLNLSVRIVWTPRGRKQHLLKFIQERKQEPGLVYVRTRRDSENLAEWLREKGYSTTSYHAGLGAEERRAVEASWLSGKTMFVVCTCAFGMGINKPDVRWVIHFHAPHLLSEYVQEIGRAGRDGKPAQALMLISEPTGWLDPEDKQRQKFFEDRMRSQQLSAQQLMKKLPKKGEVNAVTKQFPDGAVALSLLHSSGQLNWLDPFNYSIGESRPNQSPTQLHPAKQMNQYLTTKRCRWQFLLNAFGFDKEAANWHCGHCDNCSK